From Candidatus Neomarinimicrobiota bacterium:
AAATTGAAATTATGGAATGAATTGATTCTATCAAAAAAAGTAACAAATAATGAAAAAAATAGAAAAAATTAAAAGAAACTATCTGCAGAAATCTGCATCGTTTCAGGATATTAAATGGCAAACCCAGTCATAGCAATCGTAGGGCGACCCAATGTAGGAAAATCTACTTTTTTCAATCGTATGTTGAGACAGAAAAAAGCCATCGTGGATGCTCAGGAAGGGATTACCAGAGATCGCATTTATGGCAATATGGATTGGGTTGGCCATAATCTTACATTTATAGATACGGGTGGTTATATCCCGGAAGATTTGGACATATTCAATAGTGCCGTTCGAAAGCAAGCCCAAGCGGCTGTGTCTGAAGCTGACTTGATATTACTTATGGTAGATGGTCGGGAAGATCCTACTTCATCTGACAGATCATTGGCCCAATTCGTTCGAGAGTCGGGAAAAAAATCTATCCTATTGGTGAATAAATGTGACACTCTCGAATCGAATAAACAGATTAATGGATATTATGAATTAGCCATCGACCCAATTCAACCTATATCTGCATTAACAGGACGTCTATCGGGCGATTTATTAGACCTTATTTTGGAACAGCTCAATATTAAGGGAGCCAAACCGGCAGAAGAGGAAGAAACTGGCATGCGACTGGCCATTGTGGGTATGCCCAATGTTGGAAAATCATCTCTCACAAATGCTTTACTGCAAAAAGAACAGACAATTGTAACGCCTATTGCGGGAACCACCCGAGATTCCATTGACTCTTATTTAAAATATTTTGGTAAAACCATTACATTGGTTGATACGGCTGGACTTCGAAAGCGGAGTAAAGTGCATGACAGTATTGAATTCTATAGTACGGTTCGCACCGAGCGGGCTATTGAACATGCTGATGTTGCACTTGTTTTGATTGATGCTGAAAAAGGATTTGGTAAACAGGATAAGACCATAGTGGACAATGTTATAAAAAAAGGTAAAGGATTGATTTTCTTAGTGAATAAATGGGATTTAGTTGAAAAGGACACTCATACAGTAAAAGAGTTCACTGAAGAAATTAGTTACCAATTTCGCTCACTCGTGCATTATCCTATTCTTTATATTTCTGCATTAACCAAACAACGTGTATCTAAGGTGTTGGGAATTGCACAGACTGTTTTTGAAACGCGGCAAAAATCCATTACCACATCTAAATTAAATAAATTTTTGCATGATGTTGTTATCCAGCAGTCGCCCCCGGCTACACGAGGAAAAGTGATTAATCTAAAGTATATGACTCAAGTCCATATTGCACCAGCCCTCTTTGTCATTTTCACCAACTATCCGAAATTGGTTCCTACAAGTTATAGGCGATTTATTGAGAATCAATTGCGGGAAAAATTTGACCTGATGGGTGTGCCGATTCGAATATCATTTCGCAATAAATGATCGTACCTCAGGGCAGAAGCGAGGCCCATTTCAAAGAACAACGATCGGAATTTATTGGTTTACTTTTTCCACTGGATTCAGGAGATTCATTTCAATCCATCCTTAAAGTATTAAAAAGTGATTATTCTAAAGCGCGCCATATTTGTTGGGCTTATCGAATCCATGATGGGAATGAAATAACTGAAAACAGTTCTGATTCAGGCGAACCGAGTGGTACGGCGGGTATACCTATTTTGAACCAGATTCGAAAAAAAGATGCCATAAATATAGCTGTGTTCGTTTTGAGGTATTTTGGCGGTATAAAACTGGGTAAACGGGGATTGATTGATGCTCATGGAAAAACGGCTGCAGAAACCATTCAGTCGGCTGTATTTAATAATTGGAACCCCATGATTGAACTATCGATTAAAGCTGATTTAAAATATTATGGCGATGTCCTACAGGTTTTAGCAAAATTTGACGGTAAAATACTGGATAATTATTCTGATTCGAATTTGAAATTGAAAATAAATATCCCTGTGGAAAAGAGAAAAATTTTAAAAGAAAGTTTAATCGGTGGTGCGTTTGGAGATGTTTTGATAAAGAGAAGCGAGCGCGAACCAAACCAAGGAGGGTAGAGGTAAAAGGAGTTGGCAAGTGAAATCCGCGCCCGCTTTAGACCTTAGACCCCAAATAATTAAAAAGGTTCCCTATAAAATGAAAAAAATAATGCAACGGTTGATATGGCTCACAGTCTTACTCTTTACCCAATCCTGTTCCCAGGATGTTCAACCACTCACAATTGGCTTTTGGAATGGGGAAAATCTCTTCGATACAGATGATGATCCCAATACCAATGATGAGGAATTTGCCATTGGCGGTCGCAAAAATGTGACGCGTGAAATATATGATCTTAAGATTAAACAGTCGGCAGAGGTATTGGCAGATCTTAACGCCGATGTTGTCGGTATTTGCGAGGTTGAGCATCAATGGGTATTGGAAGATTTGAATGATGCATATCCCCAGCGGGATTACGAGATAATCCATTATGAATCGCCGGATAACCGAGGAATTGACAATGCGCTACTCTACGATCCGAATAAATTAAAAGTAATTTCTAGCAGGGCAATATTAAATAGTTTGCCCAAAGGTGGTAATACAAGGGACATTCTATATGTGAAAGGTGAATATGCCGATGAAATCATCCACATCTTTATCAACCATTGGCCATCCAATTATGGTGGACGTGAAAAAGCCATCCCCAAACGGGCGGCAACAGCGACTCTTATTTCTAAGGAAATTTCTGCAATATTATTAAACGATGCCGGTGCGGAGATAATCCTCTTGGGGGATTTCAATGAAGACCCAGACGAAATGAATGTGCAATCCCTGAAGACTGTGGGACTTTCTAGTTTGATGGAACCTATGTTAGGACAACCCAAAACGGGCACGTACGTTTATCGCGGCAAAGATTTATTCTATGACCAAATCATAGTTCATGAAAGTCTAAAAGATGCACGTGGATTGGCAATCGATCCTGAGAGTGTTTATATCCTGGATTTACCCAAGTACCGTCAACAGGAGGGTGATTATGCCCATTACCCATTTCGTTTCTGGGCGGGAAATAACTTATTGGGCGGCTTTTCCGACCACCTTGCGGTGCGGGTGAATATTATAAAAAAATAGAAAATTCCCCTCGATTGGTTATCGGTCCGGAGAGTACCAAATAGGGGACGACCATGCTCTTTCACGAACGGTCATTGAAATTCGGTCAGAATACTTTGTGCCGTATCGAATTTGGTCCCACAACTGCCAACTGGCGGTGGGAATCTCAATTACACGTACATAATAAAAGGCTTTAGCTTGGGGGTCAAATTCCGGATCATTCCAAATAACCAATAGTTCTTTGGCACCTTTATCCTTGGACCATGCGCCCGTTTTTAGATCCACTGTGGCGCCATTATCCGGGACCGTCCCATCGTCAGCGACGTTTCTTCCATCAGAGATTGCTACATCAAATATTTTTTCATGGAGTTTCCCATTTTTATGCCATCCTTTTACCACTTGAATTCTATCTAAATTTGCACCGATTGAATCTTTTTTGGCCCAGATCAGGAATTCTGCTTCTTGAATGTCTCCCGCAAGATCACTACCCATTGGTACCCCATTGGTATATCCATTTTTCACTAACTCATCATTTGAGTTAAATTTGTTATTGAATCCGTTGCCGCCAAAAAATCGTAACTGGATTCGGCTGCCACTGGTGGCATAACATTCTTTTGCCTTTAGAGCATCGTACAAATATCCGCGGGTATTTTCTTCGGCCCATACAGCCACCATTCCTCCGGGATTAACTACTTCATGCACCATATATGATTGATCTAGAACCCAGCGATTGGTCGCACGTGCTTCAGGAAAAAAATCTGCAATAGCATTATTGCCAGTATTACTATTTTCCTCAACTTTCCCCGGTGTTGCAGTATGGGTGTCTGTGCTACCAATCATTCCGAATTTGAAGGGATTTACACCATGAGTATCCTCATGCTCGAGTCCTTTTTTAAGAGCCCAGCGCACATAATTATTTTCCATTGGTGGATCGAAGGAATAGTTTTCATAACCGGAAAATTCATCATTTTTCCAAAAAGCGGCATGGACTTCTGAGCTACCTTTGGCCTGAGTGACCTCTACCAACGGTTCAAAATCTTGGCGCAGTTGGGCATATTCTGATGTCATGGGATTTCCGTTTTCATCTCGATCGGTAAAAGCGCCTCCTTCAGCCAAATTGGTGTTATGAGGTATTGCCATAACAGTGGCGCCTTCATTGGTAATCTCCTTTAGCCAATTCCACAGGGATTCTTCATGCCGTAATTCGAATGAACTCAAGGGATAGTCCGGCACCATCATATCGCGGAAAATAATATTTTTATGAAGGTGAGCATGTCCGCTTGTTTTGGACCACTCATATCCTGCCAATGTGGTAAACGTTCCCGGATCATAGTGTTTTTCGGCTGCATCCAAAATAACATCCCACGCTTTGATGGTGGTGTTATAGCCTCGGAAGAAACGGGGATGAGTCGGATTTGGATTGCCTGCTTGGTCATGGGCAATATTGAAAAGTTGCAGTTGTCGAGTTGTGTCAAGATATACGGGAATATCAGGATTAAGTTCTGAAAACATGGGTTCATTCGGTTCATGGATAGAACGAAACAATCTGGGCATAATCGCCTTATGTGCCGGTTCTTCTGGGTTTTGGATAGTCATTATTTCACCCAGACCTTCAGCATGATCTGTTACAGCAGAAAAATCGAGAGGGCGATCAATCTTTACAGGTCTTCCAAAAATTTCAATGGCTTCTCCTCGTGCAAACTTATAGGCATCATCGGGGTTCGCCAAAGTGCCCCCAACATAAGCATCCAAAGATAGAGAGGTATGTACGTGTAAATCCCCAAAATAGAGGTTTTTCAATGGATTGGGTGATAATTGGTTTTCTTCTCTAAATCGATCGGTGCGTGTTTTATCCGAAATGGGGTTGGGCACAAAGTCTGTAATCGGTCCGCTGGGCATAAGCGCCTTGAAAACGATACTCCCAATAAATAAAAGAGCAAGGATAATGAATGCGGCAATTTTAAGCTTTTTTGATTGAGTCATAATTATGTTCTATAGTTGTTTATTTTTAATTAGAGAATAAATCTTTAATCTTAATAGGTGCAGTGTAACCCTTTTCAGTTCTTATGTCCAACGACTTATAAATGACAACATATTCATTAAAAAAATCGGGATAAATAAAAATCCCCCATAAACCAAAAAAGGCCTCTTTCGAGACCTTTTCGGTTTTTAGTAGCGGGGGACGGATTGCCTCATCGGCTAAAAGCCGATTTTACCGGTCTACGTCTCAATACTATTAGAACTCCGGCTCGAACACGGTTCTCATCCATTACCCCCATAAACCAAAAAAGGCCTCTTTCGAGACCTTTTCGGTTTTTAGTAGCGGGGGACGGATTCGAACCGCCGACCTTCGGGTTATGAGCCCGACGAGCTACCAGACTGCTCCACCCCGCGTCATGTTTAATTTTTCTGGTAAAAAACGCCTAATCTTTCGATAGAAGGCCGGCAAAATTATACTCTTTTTATATCCAAGACAAACGATTAATACAGTATTATTATGTCCAAATTGGAAATTGTAGAATCAACCCTGAATTCTTAGTCAAGATAGATTATTATCTATTCCATTAGTTGTATCAATAAAGGGGTAACTTCCATGCTCGAAAACCCGCATTTAATCCCAATTCAGAGCAACATATAAATGGACAATTTTAAACAGACACGACTTCATCCCGATATCCTTAAAGCAATTGCTGAAATGGGATTCGAAACACCCACGCCCATCCAGGCGAAAACGATTCCACATTTGATGGCATCTGCACACGATTTGATCGCCACCGCCCAAACGGGAACTGGCAAAACGGCGGCCTTTGGCTTGCCATCCATCCATTTGACTGATGTGGAAGATCGAAATACACAGACAATTGTGCTTTGCCCAACGCGGGAATTATGTATGCAGATTGCCAAAGATCTTGCCCAATATTCGAAATATATCAAGGGGATGAATATTCTTGCTGTGTATGGTGGTGCCAGCATCCAACCCCAGATTAAACAATTAAATAAAGGTGCCCAAATTGTTGTTGGTACACCGGGACGTACAAAAGATCTTATTAAACGAAAAAAACTAGATATCAGTCATGTTGCCCGAGTGGTTCTTGATGAGGCAGATGAAATGCTTACCATGGGATTTAAGGAAGATTTAGAGATGATTCTTTCCAAAACGCCCAAGGATAAACAGACTTTACTTTTTTCCGCAACCATGTCAAAACGAGTGGTTTCTATTACCAAATCCTACATGAAAGACCCATTGGAGATTGCCGCTGCTCGAATGAATATTGGCGCCGATAATGTGCAGCACGTTTATTATATGGTAAACGCCAAGGATCGATACGAAGTAATTAAACGGGTGGCGGATATTAATCCTGATATTTATGGTATTGTTTTTTGCCGCACTCGCCGTGAAACAAAAGAGGTGGCCAATAAACTGATGCATGACGGTTATAATGCCGATACGCTCCATGGCGATTTGTCTCAGCAACAGCGCGATGATGTTATGGAAAGGTTTCGGAAGCGCCAATTACAAATTTTAGTCGCCACGGATGTGGCTGCCCGAGGGTTGGATGTGGATAATCTCTCTCATATAATCAACTTTAATCTTCCCGATGATGATGAAATTTATGTCCACCGTAGCGGCCGAACAGGTCGGGCGGGAAATAAGGGTGTTTCTATTGTAATCGTCCATACACGAGAGATGCGAAAAATTCGTGAGATTGAGAAAAAATCGAGCATTTCGTTTAAAAAAGAAATGGTTCCCAGTGGATTGGATATTTGCCAAAAACGATTATATACATTAATTGACAATGTAAATAATGTAAATGTTGATGAAAAACTAATTGGACAATTTCTCCCTGATATTTATAAAAAGTTGGAATATTTAGACAGAGAAGAATTAATCAAACATTTTGTATCTACGGAGTTCAACAGGTATTTATCCTATTATAAAAATGCCCGAGATATCAATATTTCCGGTAAGGATAGGGGCGAGAAAAGAGGTCGGCGCGAACAGGTAAGTCGAGACGAACGGTATAATACACCTTTTGCAGGATTTTATGTTAATGTTGGATTTCAACAAAAAGTGAATCCCGGCCGTCTCATTGGTTTGATTAACGAATGTTTAAAATCAGGTGATGCCGTAATTGGAAATATAGAAGTAATGAAAACTTTTTCCTTTTTTGAGTTAGATAAGCAATGGGAATCAAAATTATTTGAAGGTATGAAGGGAAAAAATTTCGAAGGTATTCCTTTAACACTTGAAGGGGATAAAGGCAGTCCCAGCGGCAAAAGTAGTTCAAAGGGGAAATCGAATTATCAAGGTAAAAAGGGTGGTCGAGGCAGAGCAAGGCCTAATCGGAATGAAGGAGGCCGCCGCCGTAGAAGACGGTAATTAATTTCTATTTTGTAGACTATTCTGTCGGGGCTGACCTTTGTGTTTGCCCTAAAACAGTGCTTATGTATTGGCCAAGGCAGACTGGAATATTCACTCTTTTCTTTGGCGCAAAGAAAAGAACTGGAAAAGAAACAGCCCATGGGAAAATATTCAATGGATCTCATTTTTTTCAGTGATGAGCTTCAATTCATTTTAATCTTCAAAATATATCGATCCTAGTAATTGAATATTTTGAATACAGCTATATAGATAAATTTATTTATTGCTCTTGGGCGGATACATAGAACCGCCCCCACTAATAATAATTTTAGATCCTAAAATCGAATATCGAACAGATCTTCATTTATTTTTCATATACATTGATCCCCTTTTCATATTTAGATTTGTGGATGAAAAATCTTCTTTCCGTCCTTTGTTTACTTTTATTATTTGGGTGTAATACCATCCCAAAACAAGAACGCACCCTTTGGTATAATACTCCCGCTGAAACATGGAATGAAGCACTGCCAATCGGTAACGGCCGCATCGGTGCCATGGTATTCGGACGGCCTGAAACTGAACGGATTCAACTCAATGATGATTCAATGTGGCCCGGAAGCCCTGAGTGGGGAAATCCACCGGGACTGCCTGAAGATCTAAAAAAAATACGTGAATTGCTTATGGCCGGGAATCATGTTTCGGCCGATAAAATGGTGATTGATAAATTTTCCAGGAAATCTGTGGTGCGTTCTCATCAGACTTTGGGCGATCTCTGGCTGGACTTTGATCATGAAGATGTTACCGATTACCACCGTGAGTTGGATTTGAATAATGCGGTCATTCGTATTTCCTATAATGTAAATGGTGATCGAGTTACCCAAAGTATATTCGCATCGGCACCAGACCAAGCTATAATTATGGAAGTGTCCACTAATTCTAAGTTCGGATTGAATGGGACGATTCGTTTAACGCGTCCCTTAGATGAAGGATTTCCAACAGTGAAAACGCGAGCAGAAAACAATATGCTCATCATGAATGGTGAAGTGACTCAGCGGGGTGGTATGGTAGACAGTAAACCAATGCCGATTTTGCATGGAGTTAAATTCGAAACGCGCGTCCATGTGAAAAACAAAGGTGGAAGTATTACCCCAAGTGACGACCATCTATTTCTTGATGGAGTCAAAACAGCCACTTTTTATATTGTGAACAATACGGATTTCTACTTTGAAGATTATTCACAAAAAAATTCAGATCAATTACGCAATATTGTGAATAAAGGGTTTGATGCACTCTTACGATTTCACCAAAAGGATTATCAATTATTATTTAACCGAGTAACAATTGATCTAAATAATAATGGCAACCCTGATATTCCTACGGATCAACGTCTTGATAATATTAAAAAAGGTCAACCAGATCGGGGCATGGAAGAATTATTGTTCCAATACGGTCGCTATTTGCTCATCAGTTCATCCCGTCGCGGAACCAATCCTGCCAATCTCCAGGGGTTGTGGAATCCTCACATAAAAGCACCGTGGAACGCGGATTACCATTTGAATATTAATCTTCAGATGAATTATTGGCCCGCTATGACCACCAATTTGATGGAATTGCAATTGCCTCTTTTTGATTTCGGTGATCGATTGGTGAAGCGAGGGAAGTCAACGGCAAAAGAGAATTTCGGAATAGACGGTGCTATGATACCCCACGCTACAGATTTATGGGCACCGGCTTGGCTCCGAGCTCCAACGGCCTATTGGGGAGCATCATTCGGTGCTGGAGGATGGCTCGCCCAGCATTACTGGCGTCACTATGAATTCACTGGTGATAAGGCATTCTTAAAAGATCGCGTTTATCCCGTTCTCCATGAGATTGCACAATTTTATGCCGATTGGCTAATGGTTGACCCGAGGGATGGAACACTTATATCGGCACCGGCCACATCACCAGAGAATCGATTTTTTGATAAAGATGGAAATAAAGTAGCCACATGTCTAGGTAGCGCCATGGATCAACAGGTGATTGCCGAGGTTTTTGACCATTATGTTGAAATGTGCAGTTTACTGAATTTGAATCCACCTTTAATGAATGAGATTGTAGAAAAACGAAAAATACTTCGGTCGGGCATGGTTATTGGTTCAAATGGACGGATTTTAGAATGGGACAGGGAATATGATGAGCCGGAAAAAGGTCATCGTCACATGTCTCATTTGTACGCATTTCACCCGGGAGATGCTGTGAGTAAAAAGGATACGCCAGTATTATTTGATGCTGTTAAGAAGACATTGGCGTATCGATTAGAACATGGTGGCGCGGGAACTGGATGGAGCCGCGCTTGGCTTATTAATTGTTATGGTAGATTGATGGAAGGAGATTTGGCCTATGCCCATATTCAACAATTATTTCAGCGGTCGATTCAATTAAATTTATTTGATTCTCATCCTCCATTCCAGATTGATGGGAATTTTGGATATACTGCAGGTGTTGTAGAAATGCTACTCCAATCCTTTGAGGATAATACAATTCGCATACTTCCGGCTCTACCTGAAGCATGGTCCAGTGGAAATGTAACAGGATTGACCGCAAAGGGTAATTTCATTGTGGATATCCATTGGGAAAATAATCGGCTAAAAAAGGCGGTTGTCACCGCACCTATCGGTGGAAAGACAAATTTAATTTATGGTGAAAAAATAATACCCGTTGCGCTCATGCCAAATGAATCATTTACTCATAGGAATGATTAATTTGAAACAATATTCATTATATGGAATTATGACCATAGTTATTTTTGGTTGCACGAATTTTGAAATGTCGAAACCGGAGCCATCCCACATACCGCCGGCAGAAGTGAATTATAGAAAACACTTTTTAACCAATAAATCCACACTTAATCCAATCGAAGGTGTCTGGATGGAGTATGTGGTGGGTACTTTATACGAGGATGGAAAAGTGGTGGAAAGAAAAGAAGTACCAAAACGCGCTCGATGGATCGTGATCAAAAAGGGAAATGTTTTCAAAATTTTCAATGAATATGGCGAACAGAATAAATATGTAGCTTCGTTCAAACAGGGGAGACAAAAAGACACATATACGTTTGATTGCTATTTCATTAAATCAAAGGATCATATTATAACAAAAGTGTTAATGGTTGACGGCAAAAGAATAGAAATGGCCTATGATGCGCCTAAAGGGATATTTGAAGAAAATTATCAGGAATTTATGGGAAAAGCCCTTAAACATGATCCTGAGAAGACATTAGAATTGCATTGGCAATTCAATTGGCTCAAGACTTTTCCAAAATAGACATTTTTAAAAATGACACTGTTTCAATTTATCCGACCCGCATTTAAAGTACCCACCTTGGGATGGAGTGCAGGGGATCATCAGAAATGGAAACCACCCATTTTCACCTT
This genomic window contains:
- a CDS encoding DUF3604 domain-containing protein, whose translation is MTQSKKLKIAAFIILALLFIGSIVFKALMPSGPITDFVPNPISDKTRTDRFREENQLSPNPLKNLYFGDLHVHTSLSLDAYVGGTLANPDDAYKFARGEAIEIFGRPVKIDRPLDFSAVTDHAEGLGEIMTIQNPEEPAHKAIMPRLFRSIHEPNEPMFSELNPDIPVYLDTTRQLQLFNIAHDQAGNPNPTHPRFFRGYNTTIKAWDVILDAAEKHYDPGTFTTLAGYEWSKTSGHAHLHKNIIFRDMMVPDYPLSSFELRHEESLWNWLKEITNEGATVMAIPHNTNLAEGGAFTDRDENGNPMTSEYAQLRQDFEPLVEVTQAKGSSEVHAAFWKNDEFSGYENYSFDPPMENNYVRWALKKGLEHEDTHGVNPFKFGMIGSTDTHTATPGKVEENSNTGNNAIADFFPEARATNRWVLDQSYMVHEVVNPGGMVAVWAEENTRGYLYDALKAKECYATSGSRIQLRFFGGNGFNNKFNSNDELVKNGYTNGVPMGSDLAGDIQEAEFLIWAKKDSIGANLDRIQVVKGWHKNGKLHEKIFDVAISDGRNVADDGTVPDNGATVDLKTGAWSKDKGAKELLVIWNDPEFDPQAKAFYYVRVIEIPTASWQLWDQIRYGTKYSDRISMTVRERAWSSPIWYSPDR
- a CDS encoding DEAD/DEAH box helicase, coding for MDNFKQTRLHPDILKAIAEMGFETPTPIQAKTIPHLMASAHDLIATAQTGTGKTAAFGLPSIHLTDVEDRNTQTIVLCPTRELCMQIAKDLAQYSKYIKGMNILAVYGGASIQPQIKQLNKGAQIVVGTPGRTKDLIKRKKLDISHVARVVLDEADEMLTMGFKEDLEMILSKTPKDKQTLLFSATMSKRVVSITKSYMKDPLEIAAARMNIGADNVQHVYYMVNAKDRYEVIKRVADINPDIYGIVFCRTRRETKEVANKLMHDGYNADTLHGDLSQQQRDDVMERFRKRQLQILVATDVAARGLDVDNLSHIINFNLPDDDEIYVHRSGRTGRAGNKGVSIVIVHTREMRKIREIEKKSSISFKKEMVPSGLDICQKRLYTLIDNVNNVNVDEKLIGQFLPDIYKKLEYLDREELIKHFVSTEFNRYLSYYKNARDINISGKDRGEKRGRREQVSRDERYNTPFAGFYVNVGFQQKVNPGRLIGLINECLKSGDAVIGNIEVMKTFSFFELDKQWESKLFEGMKGKNFEGIPLTLEGDKGSPSGKSSSKGKSNYQGKKGGRGRARPNRNEGGRRRRRR
- a CDS encoding glycoside hydrolase family 95 protein, with protein sequence MKNLLSVLCLLLLFGCNTIPKQERTLWYNTPAETWNEALPIGNGRIGAMVFGRPETERIQLNDDSMWPGSPEWGNPPGLPEDLKKIRELLMAGNHVSADKMVIDKFSRKSVVRSHQTLGDLWLDFDHEDVTDYHRELDLNNAVIRISYNVNGDRVTQSIFASAPDQAIIMEVSTNSKFGLNGTIRLTRPLDEGFPTVKTRAENNMLIMNGEVTQRGGMVDSKPMPILHGVKFETRVHVKNKGGSITPSDDHLFLDGVKTATFYIVNNTDFYFEDYSQKNSDQLRNIVNKGFDALLRFHQKDYQLLFNRVTIDLNNNGNPDIPTDQRLDNIKKGQPDRGMEELLFQYGRYLLISSSRRGTNPANLQGLWNPHIKAPWNADYHLNINLQMNYWPAMTTNLMELQLPLFDFGDRLVKRGKSTAKENFGIDGAMIPHATDLWAPAWLRAPTAYWGASFGAGGWLAQHYWRHYEFTGDKAFLKDRVYPVLHEIAQFYADWLMVDPRDGTLISAPATSPENRFFDKDGNKVATCLGSAMDQQVIAEVFDHYVEMCSLLNLNPPLMNEIVEKRKILRSGMVIGSNGRILEWDREYDEPEKGHRHMSHLYAFHPGDAVSKKDTPVLFDAVKKTLAYRLEHGGAGTGWSRAWLINCYGRLMEGDLAYAHIQQLFQRSIQLNLFDSHPPFQIDGNFGYTAGVVEMLLQSFEDNTIRILPALPEAWSSGNVTGLTAKGNFIVDIHWENNRLKKAVVTAPIGGKTNLIYGEKIIPVALMPNESFTHRND
- a CDS encoding YigZ family protein is translated as MIVPQGRSEAHFKEQRSEFIGLLFPLDSGDSFQSILKVLKSDYSKARHICWAYRIHDGNEITENSSDSGEPSGTAGIPILNQIRKKDAINIAVFVLRYFGGIKLGKRGLIDAHGKTAAETIQSAVFNNWNPMIELSIKADLKYYGDVLQVLAKFDGKILDNYSDSNLKLKINIPVEKRKILKESLIGGAFGDVLIKRSEREPNQGG
- the der gene encoding ribosome biogenesis GTPase Der, yielding MANPVIAIVGRPNVGKSTFFNRMLRQKKAIVDAQEGITRDRIYGNMDWVGHNLTFIDTGGYIPEDLDIFNSAVRKQAQAAVSEADLILLMVDGREDPTSSDRSLAQFVRESGKKSILLVNKCDTLESNKQINGYYELAIDPIQPISALTGRLSGDLLDLILEQLNIKGAKPAEEEETGMRLAIVGMPNVGKSSLTNALLQKEQTIVTPIAGTTRDSIDSYLKYFGKTITLVDTAGLRKRSKVHDSIEFYSTVRTERAIEHADVALVLIDAEKGFGKQDKTIVDNVIKKGKGLIFLVNKWDLVEKDTHTVKEFTEEISYQFRSLVHYPILYISALTKQRVSKVLGIAQTVFETRQKSITTSKLNKFLHDVVIQQSPPATRGKVINLKYMTQVHIAPALFVIFTNYPKLVPTSYRRFIENQLREKFDLMGVPIRISFRNK